Proteins encoded in a region of the Tripterygium wilfordii isolate XIE 37 chromosome 21, ASM1340144v1, whole genome shotgun sequence genome:
- the LOC119987854 gene encoding uncharacterized protein LOC119987854 has protein sequence MKKDTGEFLWSSQKKAEQSLRKMTSTPFVWALRLEDLPNKFSPPTFAVYDGKTDPVAHISTYTHKMALWAGRDELMCKMFPSSLGTTAMKWFHQLPENSVSSWREVARIFVGRFIANSRDPATLDTLFALHLRRGESLRAYAARYLDTYADIEDCDERTAVATFCLGLPRDYKLRESLTMAPPKSMAALQDRIKQYIADKPYFRRPNKMSGDLSTRNQSKWCSYHKDKGHKIEDCREFKRHLEELVQQGHLKKFIDKEKTTVEKKAEPQLKEQGEPSHYVVNFIDAMVPNAQFGDEIRRKALATERPREAITITFTKEDATGVIFLHNDTLVISLQIGAATVKRMMVDQGSLAEIMYYSLFQKLGKTHADLIPAPTHMVGLNATLVWPLGRIRMPITAGPRTIEVDFLVIDLPSTCNAIMGRTWLHLMEVVPSSYH, from the exons ATGAAGAAAGATACTGGGGAATTCTTATGGAGTTCTCAGAAGAAGGCCGAGCAAAGCCTCAGAAAGATGACTTCCACACCCTTTGTATGGGCACTGCGATTGGAAGATCTACCAAACAAGTTTTCACCCCCGACGTTTGCAGTCTATGATGGAAAAACAGATCCTGTAGCACATATTTCAACCTACACTCATAAGATGGCTCTTTGGGCAGGTCGAGACGAACTCATGTGCAAAATGTTTCCGTCAAGCCTCGGGACAACAGCCATGAAATGGTTCCATCAACTTCCAGAGAATTCAGTTTCATCTTGGAGGGAAGTGGCCCGGATCTTCGTAGGAAGATTCATAGCAAATAGTCGAGATCCAGCAACATTGGATACGCTGTTTGCTTTACATCTGAGGAGAGGAGAATCACTCAGGGCTTATGCTGCCAGGTATTTAGATACCTATGCGGATATAGAAGATTGTGATGAAAGGACCGCAGTGGCTACTTTTTGCCTTGGGCTCCCTCGTGATTATAAATTGCGAGAGAGTTTGACGATGGCTCCACCTAAAAGTATGGCCGCACTCCAGGACAGGATTAAGCAATAC ATCGCGGACAAACCGTATTTTCGACGGCCAAATAAGATGTCAGGGGATCTGTCCACTCGAAACCAGTCCAAATGGTGTTCCTATCATAAAGACAAAGGCCACAAGATAGAAGACTGTAGAGAGTTCAAACGGCATTTGGAAGAATTGGTTCAACAGGGGCATCTTAAGAAATTTATTGACAAAGAGAAAACCACTGTCGAAAAGAAGGCAGAACCTCAGTTAAAGGAGCAGGGAGAACCTTCACACTATgtggttaattttattgatgcaatggTACCGAATGCACAATTTGGTGATGAGATAAGGCGAAAGGCATTGGCAACAGAGAGACCAAGGGAGGCAATTACAATCACTTTCACCAAGGAAGATGCAACAGGAGTGATCTTTCTGCATAATGATACTCTTGTGATCTCCCTGCAAATCGGAGCAGCAACAGTGAAGCGAATGATGGTAGACCAAGGAAGTTTAGCAGAGATCATGTATTATTCACTTTTCCAGAAGTTAGGGAAAACTCATGCAGATTTGATTCCTGCTCCAACACATATGGTGGGACTTAATGCAACCCTAGTTTGGCCGCTTGGAAGGATAAGAATGCCAATCACGGCAGGTCCAAGAACCATAGAGGTGGATTTCCTTGTTATAGATCTACCCtcgacatgtaatgcaatcatgGGTAGGACTTGGCTTCACTTAATGGAGGTTGTTCCCTCATCTTATCATTAG